The window gcccccaccctcggagtagactcctactccgaaccccaaacgaattaactcgaaagtccgcataaactttcgagttatgaagcggcttcttgacacgaagcgaaaataggcagatacactttgtttattgaatactccaatataataacactcgcgaatgtcttccgactaacttaatgcgatcatgaaccacaaaacaccacttcgtattaattatttatgacagAACAATAAATGTGTAATTTTGCCGCTACAAGTTATTGACAAGTTATCAAAATGGAATGAACCGAATgcaatgtaaaaaaaagtaaacttcAAAACGTCAAAAAGTTGTTATTGTTGCGAACTTTAATTTGCTTGCTTAGGACTGCGTTAGGAGAAGAGAAGGATTGCACACGAGTTCTGAGTTTGTCTCaaaatttttgtgttaattGTGTATTATTCTCCCCTTTGCATTGTTTAATCGTATTTGTTCTGTCCATTGGTGTTGGGTAAGTGTTTTGTGCTTATTTAATGCCAGGTATCGTCGACGATGTCGTCGATTCCACCTAAACCACCGGACCCATGTGCTCGCGTGCAGGATAGTGACTGTTCTGGCCAGGAAGTAGAGATGGCTGATATGCCGCCTCCAAGCCGTAAACGCCGAGACGATTTAGACACTAATATTGATATCcccaaaaaaactaaaaattctcCATCTGACTCACTGCAAAACATTTGGGTTCATGAAAGCTTCGCCGACTCGAAAAAATACACTGATAATGACGACGGTCCCTTCATTGTCCATGTATCTCGTCAGGAAACTCACCCCAAAGCAGGTACCACCATTAGCCCAATCCAATTTGGCAAGTTATTAACTCATGCAAAAGTCACTGATGTTGCACGAAATGGAGTTAAGTTGGCGGGTCGCAACCGCATTTCCATTGAGTTCTTGTCCCCAGAGGCGGCAAATAACTTCCTGACAAACCCCTTGTTAGAGTCAAGTAGATTCTCTGccattatacctacctataatatcacAAGGATGGGAATTATCCGTGGTGTTCCAACAGACTGGAGTTTATCTGAGTTTGTGGACAATGTTGAACTCCCAGATGGCTGTGGCCACATTTGTAAAGTCCGTAGACTAAACCGGAAAGTCTCAAAAGATGGTAATAATGAATGGGTCCCTACAGGCACTGTTGTTGTTACATTTACGGGTCAAACACTCCCTCAAAaaattttctgtttttataCTTCACTTCCAGTGGAAGTGTACGAGCTACCCACCATTCAATGCCACAATTGTTGTCGATTTGGACACATTGCCAACGCCTGTCGCTCCAATAAACCTAGGTGCTTCCGATGCGCCCAACCTCACGCTGGGAACAACTGTTCCGTTCCAGAGGCAAATGCTACTTGTTTACTTTGTTTAGGTAGACACTTTGCCACAAGTAAATCTTGCCCAGAGCTTGGTCgacaaaaagtaattaaaattactatGGCTCAAGAGAACATCTCCTTCCCAGAGGCCTCAGCTAAGGTGCCACCGGTTCGCCGTGCGTATGCTGACGTGGCAAAAACTTTGTTTGCCCCAGTAGCTCCTCCACAATCTCCTCCATCACCCCATAGATTTATATCATACTCACAGCCTCACAGCCAATCAAGTTATCGgaaaacagtttttactccgGTAGTGCGCCCAAGAGCTCCCTCGAGTCCGGGATATGATCGTGTAGCCCATCAGGCCTTAATTTCAGATAGAGATCCACCAGCCCCTAATAATGGGGTTTGTTTAAATAACTCTCCTACACCGAGAGGAGATAATCTGTTGGACCTTTTAGTGTCAATGCTTGTCAATATATTGAATAGATATAGTGATTTTTCACCACCGTCCCACGTTGCCAATTTGTTAGGAGACTTGTCAaatgttattaacaaaattcaaaattattcagTGGAACGCTCAGAGTCTACGTCCTAAGAAACATGAAGCCTTACTCATGATTAATTCTCACGATCCAGGAGTCTTTGCTATCTCGGAGACTTGGTTTATACCGGGATCCTATTTTAGGCTACCGGGCTTCTCCTGTCTCCGGGATGACAGAGCTGATGGATATGCTGGTGTTGCATTGTTTATTAAATCTACATTTACGTACTCCCGTATTCCTCTTCCAACTATAACAGGTATCAATGCCATTGCTGCCAAAATCCAAAATGTAACCATTATTTGCATTTATATTCCTAATCCCAGTGTAATTTCAATCTCGGACATTGAGTCAATTTTCTCCCACGTCTCTGGACCTGTTATTATTGTAGGGGATTTTAACATGTCACATTTAATATGGGGTGGTCCTGATTATGACCCCATCGGCTGTGATCTGGTCGACTTGATGGACTCCAGGAATCTTTGCCTCCTTAACGATGGCTCTCCAACGAGATATACTGCTCCGGACCGCAGAGTCAGCGCTGTTGACCTATCTATGTGCTCACCGGATATTAGATCTATGATCTCTTGGCAAATCCTACAAGAGAAATTTGGAAGCGATCACTACGTTATTGTTATTTCGTTTGACCAACCATCCCCTTCCCTCAGGTCTTTCGAACCCTTATTAAAATATCGTCTGTCTCGCGCAAATTGGGATAATTATTCTATTGAGGCTGATGCCAACTCTCATTCTGTCCCTCTCATCAATAATTCCAACGTTGAGGAAGGCTATAACCTTTTTGTTGAAGGCATTTGTAAAGCTGCAAACAATAACATCCCAATTAAAAAGTCTAAGATTGGTAGTAAAGTGTCTCCCCCTTGGTGGGATGTTCATTGTTCTGATATGTACAAACGCCGTAAAGAGGCAGAAATTAACTACTGCCTTACGATGACCATAGAGAACTAtctgcttttaaaaaaaatttcagCAGTTGCCAAacgttttttcaaaaaaaagaaacggtcCTCATGGGTCCGATTCTGCCAGTCTCTTTCCCCTCGGACTCCTCCTTCCTTGTTATGGAGATCCATAAAACGTTTTAGGGGTTCTTTTTCTGGTCGTAGTTGCGACTCGAATGATTATTCAAAATGGATACATGAATTCACAAACAACCTGGCTCCTTTCTCGGCTGCTAACCATGACTGCTTATCTTCGCCATACCCTTCTGCTTTTCCTCATCACTCACTCAATGATCCATTTTCTATGGTAGAGCTTCTATCATCCCTTCAATCCCTTAGGGACTCATCACCTGGTATAGACGGTATCCCATATTCCTTTCTTAAAAAATCTGGCCAATTTACAAAATCTTTATTCCTTTCAATAGTTAACAAATTTTTTGAAACAGCTTTTGTTCCAGAGTCTTGGAAAAACCAGATAATTATCCCAATTTTAAAACCAGGGAAAAACCCTTCGAAATGCTCTTCCTACAGACCTATTGCTCTTTCATCAACCCTTTGCAAGACCATGGAACATATGTTAAAAAGAAGGTTGGAGTGGTTTGTTGAAAGTAAGAATATTTTAGCTAAAACTCAGTATGGGTTCCGTAAAGGTTTGAGCACCACTGATAGTATAGCTATTCTAACCACAGACATTAGAATTGCCCTCTCCAACAACCAGTTCTTAGTGGGAGTATTCCTTGATATCTCCGCTGCCTATGACAATGTCCTGCTTCCAGTTCTCAGGCAGAAACTGCTCAATCTGAGTATCCCTGTGAGGCTAGCATATTTCGTATGTAACTTGTTGATGGAGAGATCAATACAGGTTCGCGTTCAAGGTTCCCTTCTGGAACCAAGGCGTGTATGGAGAGGTTTACCGCAGGGTTCTGTTCTTAGTCCCCTGCTTTACAGCCTTTATACTTACGACCTAGAACTATGTGTTAATTCTTTTTGCAATGTCCTCCAGTATGCTGACGATTTAGTCTTATATGTTTCGTCTGACTCGTTAGAAGAGGCAACTACCAAACTTAACCAAGCTCTCTTATACCTCGAAGATTGGCTGTCAGATCATGGCCTGTCCCTGTCTGTAGGGAAGAGTTCCGCGGTTGTATTTACTAGAAAAAGATCTTTTCCGGACGTTGACATATCCTTTGCGGGCGAACAAATCCCTGTCTGCCAAGGTGTAAAATTTTTGGGGATATATTTGGACAAAACTATGTCAGGCAAAGACCATCTaaattatatcgtagacaaatgcgaaaaaaacattaatattttacGCTCCCTATCAGGTGTATGGTGGGGTTCTCACCCCTACTCTCAAAAACTAGTCTATAATGCTATTGTCCGTTCAATTTTTGATTATGGGTCTCTTGTTTTGGAGCCTTGCAATAAAACTGCGTTAAGAACTTTAGATAAAGTCCAATATCAGTGCCTGAGGATTATTCTGGGTGCAATGAAAAGTTCTCCCACAAATGCCCTTCAAGTAGAAGCCTTAGATCCCCCTCTAGACACTCGTAGATCTTATCTCGCTGACAGATATTTTTCTAAAGTTATTCAGTATAACAATCACCCTTTATTACCAAAGCTAGAACTTCTCTCATCTATTATCCCACGCAACAATTATTGGTTCCATAAAGAACATCCATGTCTTATTAAGAGTCTCCAAAAATTTAAGGCCCTTGAGTATAAATGCTTTCAAACAAATATAAACCCTCTTTTCTTGACTTCATTTGATTCTCTCCTTTTTAAACCGAATATCATGCTCAGTTTTGGAATATTAAAGGACTCACCTGGTGCAAATGCTATCTTTGATGACAAAATTAATAGTGCATATAATGATTGGTTGCATCTTTATACAGACGCTTCAAAGGCAGATGATGGACGGGTTGGTGCCGCTGTCTGGGCACCAAAGTACTCAACCCTTTTAAGCTTCAAATGTCCTCCAATATGTACCGTGTTCACAGGCGAAGCTGTTGCTCTATTAGAAGCTGTTAAATTTATACGTGCCCATAACTTCCAAAAAACTATTATCTTTTCAGATTCTTTGAGCTGTCTTTATGCAATCGACTCAAACCAATTTACCTCCATTTCTAAATCACCTTTAATCTTACAAGTCAGAGAAATCTTATATGATTGCCACATTAATAACATTGAAGTAGTCATTGCCTGGATACCAAGCCATACGGGAATCAGAGGTAATGAAGTAGTTGATTCATTTGCTAGGGAAGCAATAACGTCCGGATGTGCCGATCATTATCAGTTTTACGCGCTTGATCTCGCGTGTATGGCGAAAGTAGATTTAAATAAAGCTTGGCAAAAAAGTTGGGATCGTTCCAAGCAAGTAAAAGGGCGGTACTACGGAGATATCCAACCTGAAATTCCCTCAAAACCATGGTTTTTCCGTTATCGCTCGGCGGACAAACAAACCACATCGGTTATATGCCGGCTCCGTATCGGCCACGCGTGCACCccactaaatttatttaaactgaAGATACGAAATTCTCCCATGTGTGACTGCGGAACTGAAGAAGGCTCCACAGATCACATTTTCTTCAACTGCCCCTTACAACCTATTTCTTTGTATGATATCCTGCCATCGAAAATTCCCAGGCCCATCAATATGAAATCCCTGCTTTTATTCACTAACACGCCTTTCATTAgactattttgtaaatatattcaTAGATGTgacattaaattataattatctgtTATACTGaccaaatattaaattactgtTATTAAGTGTGCATTTGTGACGTTTTgttttgtctgtctgtgtgcTTAATATCGTGTTTTCCTATTTCAGGTAATACAATACTTATCCCTGGAATTGACTTTGGATAAATTTATCAGACATTCTCTATGGACAAGTGTCTTTTCTATACTTGACTctggcagtaatggttgtctactatacgacgaccggttgccattaaccataaagttgaagttgaagttaATTTGCTTATTTCGCTGACGAAATgatgtaatttataataaattagtgTATCTATAATATTTGTAAAGATGTCTGTTATCATTATAGCTGTGGCCACAGAAAGTGGCGTACCGATATTTTCAAGGAAACGAGGTAGCAACGATGGGGTAAGTGTAACTTCTGGCtaaattttatcttattttttatgtattttaggaTGATTTAAAGGAAAATTGCCATTTTTGCTACATAATAATTTAACGGTGAATATATAAACCAGGTTATTGACTAAATACATAGCAAAACTAACATTATAATCTTATTCCTtgcgtttgtatgaaaaatcagaGAATTGCTtagaattatataaaaaatggtATAATTGTGACTTGTATAcaacataagtacaattttgCCCCAAGTTTTAGTAGAGGACATCATCTTGTTTGAGAGGAGGTCTGTTCGGAATGTTCGGATTGTCTTATATGGGTTAATGTTAGTCATAATTATCTATGTTGCAGGTCCAATTTTCAACTATAGCATCTCTGCACAGCATTAATATGTTCAGCAAATGTCACAACTCATCACTTGTCAGTACACGAGTAGAAAATGGAAACATTCTTTGGAAAGAATATAGTAAAAGGtaataagttttttaattttattttgactaGTATCTATCTCTTAATAAGTAACAAATTATTCTTAATTATCTGctaaaattttatttgtaatattaattacactgaattttttttaatatccattttcaaattcaattttcatttgttaacttttttgattttcATCTGTTTTTAAATTTCAGTGTAACCCTCATCGGGATTGCCACAGGTGGCCTAGAATGTGACCTTGAACTGCTTCTCTCCTGCGTTCATGATGTGATGATATTCTGCATTGGCAAGAAAGAGTTGGAGAATCTGAAGAACATTGACCAGATCAAACGTGACTTGAGACAGTGTTACCCAATATTGGACTATTTGCTAGAATCACTTGACCCGAATGCAGTCGCCAGTCCACTGCCTACATTGGTGTTGGATCTTATACAGAGTGTCTTATGTCCACAAGCACAACAGTTACAGGTAATTTAAGATAAATAGTCAGTTGCTTGAAATTAAATTATCATTACAAACCAAAAGACACTGACACTTATAAcaaatctgctcatagtaaacagaaaaaagaagaTACATACTGATTGCAGATTATAGCcaggaaaaaaaacaaactaaaagcTAGAACATGCatgattatgaaaaatacaaaagaaagaGAATAGAAATCATAGATACATAGTGAACTTTTACTGTTTATACCCCATCTGATTAATCTTGGCCTG is drawn from Pectinophora gossypiella chromosome 7, ilPecGoss1.1, whole genome shotgun sequence and contains these coding sequences:
- the LOC126368372 gene encoding RNA-directed DNA polymerase from mobile element jockey isoform X3 translates to MLLTKFKIIQWNAQSLRPKKHEALLMINSHDPGVFAISETWFIPGSYFRLPGFSCLRDDRADGYAGVALFIKSTFTYSRIPLPTITGINAIAAKIQNVTIICIYIPNPSVISISDIESIFSHVSGPVIIVGDFNMSHLIWGGPDYDPIGCDLVDLMDSRNLCLLNDGSPTRYTAPDRRVSAVDLSMCSPDIRSMISWQILQEKFGSDHYVIVISFDQPSPSLRSFEPLLKYRLSRANWDNYSIEADANSHSVPLINNSNVEEGYNLFVEGICKAANNNIPIKKSKIGSKVSPPWWDVHCSDMYKRRKEAEINYCLTMTIENYLLLKKISAVAKRFFKKKKRSSWVRFCQSLSPRTPPSLLWRSIKRFRGSFSGRSCDSNDYSKWIHEFTNNLAPFSAANHDCLSSPYPSAFPHHSLNDPFSMVELLSSLQSLRDSSPGIDGIPYSFLKKSGQFTKSLFLSIVNKFFETAFVPESWKNQIIIPILKPGKNPSKCSSYRPIALSSTLCKTMEHMLKRRFFELSLCNRLKPIYLHF
- the LOC126368372 gene encoding RNA-directed DNA polymerase from mobile element jockey isoform X1 codes for the protein MLLTKFKIIQWNAQSLRPKKHEALLMINSHDPGVFAISETWFIPGSYFRLPGFSCLRDDRADGYAGVALFIKSTFTYSRIPLPTITGINAIAAKIQNVTIICIYIPNPSVISISDIESIFSHVSGPVIIVGDFNMSHLIWGGPDYDPIGCDLVDLMDSRNLCLLNDGSPTRYTAPDRRVSAVDLSMCSPDIRSMISWQILQEKFGSDHYVIVISFDQPSPSLRSFEPLLKYRLSRANWDNYSIEADANSHSVPLINNSNVEEGYNLFVEGICKAANNNIPIKKSKIGSKVSPPWWDVHCSDMYKRRKEAEINYCLTMTIENYLLLKKISAVAKRFFKKKKRSSWVRFCQSLSPRTPPSLLWRSIKRFRGSFSGRSCDSNDYSKWIHEFTNNLAPFSAANHDCLSSPYPSAFPHHSLNDPFSMVELLSSLQSLRDSSPGIDGIPYSFLKKSGQFTKSLFLSIVNKFFETAFVPESWKNQIIIPILKPGKNPSKCSSYRPIALSSTLCKTMEHMLKRRLEWFVESKNILAKTQYGFRKGLSTTDSIAILTTDIRIALSNNQFLVGVFLDISAAYDNVLLPVLRQKLLNLSIPVRLAYFVCNLLMERSIQVRVQGSLLEPRRVWRGLPQGSVLSPLLYSLYTYDLELCVNSFCNVLQYADDLVLYVSSDSLEEATTKLNQALLYLEDWLSDHGLSLSVGKSSAVVFTRKRSFPDVDISFAGEQIPVCQGVKFLGIYLDKTMSGKDHLNYIVDKCEKNINILRSLSGVWWGSHPYSQKLVYNAIVRSIFDYGSLVLEPCNKTALRTLDKVQYQCLRIILGAMKSSPTNALQVEALDPPLDTRRSYLADRYFSKVIQYNNHPLLPKLELLSSIIPRNNYWFHKEHPCLIKSLQKFKALEYKCFQTNINPLFLTSFDSLLFKPNIMLSFGILKDSPGANAIFDDKINSAYNDWLHLYTDASKADDGRVGAAVWAPKYSTLLSFKCPPICTVFTGEAVALLEAVKFIRAHNFQKTIIFSDSLSCLYAIDSNQFTSISKSPLILQVREILYDCHINNIEVVIAWIPSHTGIRGNTILIPGIDFG
- the LOC126368372 gene encoding uncharacterized protein LOC126368372 isoform X2 translates to MEHMLKRRLEWFVESKNILAKTQYGFRKGLSTTDSIAILTTDIRIALSNNQFLVGVFLDISAAYDNVLLPVLRQKLLNLSIPVRLAYFVCNLLMERSIQVRVQGSLLEPRRVWRGLPQGSVLSPLLYSLYTYDLELCVNSFCNVLQYADDLVLYVSSDSLEEATTKLNQALLYLEDWLSDHGLSLSVGKSSAVVFTRKRSFPDVDISFAGEQIPVCQGVKFLGIYLDKTMSGKDHLNYIVDKCEKNINILRSLSGVWWGSHPYSQKLVYNAIVRSIFDYGSLVLEPCNKTALRTLDKVQYQCLRIILGAMKSSPTNALQVEALDPPLDTRRSYLADRYFSKVIQYNNHPLLPKLELLSSIIPRNNYWFHKEHPCLIKSLQKFKALEYKCFQTNINPLFLTSFDSLLFKPNIMLSFGILKDSPGANAIFDDKINSAYNDWLHLYTDASKADDGRVGAAVWAPKYSTLLSFKCPPICTVFTGEAVALLEAVKFIRAHNFQKTIIFSDSLSCLYAIDSNQFTSISKSPLILQVREILYDCHINNIEVVIAWIPSHTGIRGNEVVDSFAREAITSGCADHYQFYALDLACMAKVDLNKAWQKSWDRSKQVKGRYYGDIQPEIPSKPWFFRYRSADKQTTSVICRLRIGHACTPLNLFKLKIRNSPMCDCGTEEGSTDHIFFNCPLQPISLYDILPSKIPRPINMKSLLLFTNTPFIRLFCKYIHRCDIKL